A genomic window from Cytobacillus suaedae includes:
- the parC gene encoding DNA topoisomerase IV subunit A, giving the protein MEQVEKFRDLPLEDVLGDRFGRYSKYIIQERALPDARDGLKPVQRRILYAMHVEGNTAEKGFRKSAKTVGNVIGNYHPHGDSSVYEAMVRMSQDWKLRNLLIEMHGNNGSIDGDPPAAMRYTEARLSSIASELLRDIEKRTVELVPNFDDTSQEPTVLPAMYPNLLVNGSTGISAGYATEIPPHNLGEVIEGVIMRIDNPVCSVDDLMKVIKGPDFPTGGIIQGVDGIRKAFETGKGKIIIRGLAEVEELRGGKQQIVVTEIPFEVNKANLVKKMDEFRLDRKVEGISEVRDETDRTGLRIVIELKKDADANGVLNYLYKNSDLQVTYNFNMVAIYNKRPTLMGITQFLDAYINHQKEVITNRSNYELEKARERHHVVEGLMKALSILDQVIVTIRASKDKRDAKNNLMEKYQFTEPQSEAIVSLQLYRLTNTDITALQQEAEELDKKITELLSILNNESKLLTVIKNDLKKIKKTYADARRSKIEDEIEEIKINLEVMIPSEDVIVTVTQDGYVKRTSLRSYAASNGQDFGMKDTDTLLRQIEINTTDVVLFFTNKGNYLYCPVHELPDIRWKDLGQHIANIISIERDERIIEAIPIKSFDTEEFLLFVTKNGMVKKTELSQYKATRYSKPLVAINLKNDDIVIDVFITNGKQDVFLTTSYGYALWFSEDEVSIVGARAAGVKGINLKDGDFIAGGKIFNPADSPDVVVVTQRGAIKKMKLTEFEKASRAKRGVVVLRELKANPHRIAGVALVSKHDELLLKTKNGTTESINPEDLRPNDRYSNGSFVVDINETGDVVELLKVIKKDKQSE; this is encoded by the coding sequence ATGGAACAAGTAGAGAAATTTAGAGACTTACCTCTAGAGGATGTACTCGGCGATCGCTTTGGGCGTTATAGTAAATATATAATCCAGGAGAGGGCATTGCCAGATGCAAGGGACGGTCTAAAACCTGTACAACGAAGAATCCTTTATGCGATGCATGTTGAAGGTAATACAGCTGAAAAAGGTTTCCGCAAATCGGCCAAAACAGTTGGTAATGTTATTGGTAACTATCACCCACATGGTGATAGTTCAGTTTATGAAGCAATGGTACGTATGAGTCAGGATTGGAAGCTTCGTAATCTATTAATTGAGATGCATGGGAACAATGGTAGTATCGATGGTGATCCTCCAGCGGCAATGCGTTATACCGAAGCTAGACTGTCTTCCATTGCATCTGAACTATTACGTGATATTGAAAAAAGAACAGTGGAACTCGTTCCAAATTTTGATGACACGAGTCAGGAGCCTACTGTTCTGCCTGCGATGTACCCTAACCTTTTGGTAAATGGTTCAACAGGAATTTCTGCCGGATACGCCACTGAAATTCCTCCTCATAATCTCGGTGAGGTTATTGAAGGTGTAATCATGCGTATTGATAATCCGGTATGTTCAGTTGATGACCTAATGAAGGTAATTAAGGGTCCTGATTTTCCTACAGGCGGAATTATCCAAGGGGTAGATGGGATTCGAAAAGCCTTTGAAACGGGAAAAGGGAAAATCATTATCCGTGGACTAGCTGAAGTAGAAGAACTTCGTGGAGGCAAGCAGCAAATTGTTGTTACTGAGATTCCTTTTGAAGTTAATAAAGCTAATTTAGTAAAGAAGATGGATGAGTTTCGTCTTGATCGTAAAGTAGAAGGAATTAGTGAGGTTCGTGATGAAACGGATAGAACTGGTCTACGTATCGTAATTGAACTTAAAAAAGATGCGGATGCAAATGGAGTTTTAAACTATCTTTATAAAAATAGTGATCTTCAAGTTACCTATAACTTTAACATGGTAGCAATTTACAATAAACGTCCAACCTTAATGGGCATAACTCAATTCTTAGATGCCTATATTAACCATCAAAAAGAAGTTATAACAAATCGCTCTAACTATGAATTAGAAAAAGCTCGTGAGCGCCATCATGTAGTTGAAGGATTAATGAAGGCACTTTCCATTCTAGATCAAGTCATTGTGACAATCAGAGCTTCAAAAGATAAGCGTGATGCAAAAAATAACTTAATGGAAAAGTATCAGTTTACTGAGCCACAATCTGAAGCAATTGTTTCTTTACAGTTATATCGATTAACAAATACAGATATCACAGCGTTACAACAGGAAGCAGAAGAATTGGATAAAAAAATTACAGAGTTACTTTCTATTCTTAATAATGAGAGTAAGCTATTAACGGTAATAAAAAATGACTTAAAGAAAATTAAGAAAACATATGCAGATGCGCGTCGTTCTAAAATCGAAGATGAAATAGAAGAAATCAAGATTAATCTTGAAGTTATGATTCCTTCTGAAGACGTTATAGTGACCGTTACTCAAGATGGCTATGTAAAACGTACAAGCCTTCGCTCATATGCGGCTTCGAATGGCCAAGATTTTGGAATGAAGGACACGGATACGTTACTTCGACAAATTGAGATTAATACAACCGATGTTGTATTGTTCTTCACAAATAAAGGAAATTATTTATACTGTCCTGTGCACGAATTGCCAGATATTCGTTGGAAGGATTTAGGCCAGCATATTGCTAATATCATCAGTATTGAACGTGATGAGCGAATTATTGAGGCAATCCCAATTAAGAGTTTTGATACGGAAGAATTCCTATTATTTGTTACGAAAAACGGCATGGTCAAGAAAACCGAACTTTCTCAATACAAAGCTACAAGGTACTCTAAACCTTTAGTTGCTATTAACCTAAAAAATGATGACATTGTAATAGATGTATTTATAACAAATGGTAAGCAGGATGTGTTCTTAACAACATCATATGGCTATGCACTATGGTTTAGCGAAGACGAAGTAAGTATCGTTGGTGCAAGGGCAGCTGGTGTGAAAGGGATTAACCTGAAGGATGGCGATTTTATAGCAGGTGGAAAGATATTTAATCCAGCAGATTCCCCGGACGTTGTTGTTGTCACTCAACGCGGAGCCATTAAGAAGATGAAGTTAACTGAATTTGAAAAAGCATCAAGAGCAAAACGTGGAGTAGTTGTGCTACGAGAATTAAAAGCAAATCCACATCGAATTGCTGGAGTTGCATTGGTTTCTAAGCATGATGAACTTCTCTTGAAAACAAAAAATGGAACTACCGAAAGTATAAACCCAGAAGATTTAAGGCCAAATGACCGTTACAGTAACGGATCTTTTGTTGTTGATATAAATGAAACTGGAGATGTAGTGGAGTTATTAAAAGTTATTAAAAAAGATAAACAGAGTGAATAA
- the ytvI gene encoding sporulation integral membrane protein YtvI, producing the protein MMKKKYIVIAILTALILFLIPYSVPLILAFITAVALEPLVRYIHIKLNVKRIYSVTITFFLYLIVLSFLSYISITVIVDQLIMFVRNIPFFIASFDISRIESLMIRWENFSERLPVELVDSVESAVISLKAVLIDIAKRITEGLFTILSRIPEFLFQFLVYVIAVFLFSNDLPRIYQKINQSLEKETKAKVTILLSQLNKVLVGFLRAQIILSGVTFAIAYIGLLLLDSSYPVVLSLLIVLVDLLPILGTGSFIVPWAIYCYIDGDGATAIGLIVLFLVITVVRRVIEPKIFSTNLGISALAALVSMYIGFQLLGFIGLLAGPGIILLYDALVKAEIIKNRFKFPKG; encoded by the coding sequence TTGATGAAAAAGAAGTATATCGTAATAGCTATTCTTACAGCACTCATTCTTTTTTTAATACCATATTCAGTTCCTCTTATTTTAGCTTTTATTACGGCGGTCGCACTTGAACCACTGGTTCGGTATATTCATATAAAATTGAATGTAAAGCGCATCTATTCCGTAACAATTACATTTTTTCTCTATTTAATTGTACTATCATTCTTATCTTATATTAGCATTACAGTAATTGTTGATCAGTTAATAATGTTTGTTCGGAATATACCATTTTTTATTGCTTCCTTCGATATAAGTAGGATCGAGTCATTGATGATAAGATGGGAAAACTTCTCAGAACGTTTACCGGTTGAGTTGGTAGATTCCGTTGAAAGTGCAGTTATTTCTCTTAAAGCGGTTTTAATCGATATTGCCAAACGGATAACAGAAGGGCTTTTTACAATCCTTTCGAGAATTCCAGAATTTTTATTTCAATTTCTTGTTTATGTAATTGCTGTTTTCTTATTTTCAAATGATCTACCTAGAATCTATCAAAAAATAAACCAATCGTTAGAGAAAGAGACAAAAGCGAAGGTAACTATTCTCTTATCCCAATTAAACAAAGTGTTAGTAGGATTTCTAAGAGCACAAATTATATTAAGTGGAGTAACATTTGCAATTGCCTATATTGGCTTACTTTTACTAGATAGCAGTTATCCAGTTGTCTTATCGTTGTTGATTGTATTAGTCGATTTACTTCCAATCCTAGGAACAGGTTCATTTATCGTGCCGTGGGCGATTTATTGCTATATCGATGGTGATGGTGCAACAGCAATTGGATTAATAGTCCTATTTTTAGTCATTACAGTTGTTCGAAGAGTAATTGAACCTAAGATTTTCTCTACTAATCTCGGAATTAGCGCACTGGCTGCGCTTGTAAGCATGTATATAGGCTTCCAGTTGCTTGGATTTATTGGTCTCTTAGCTGGTCCAGGAATCATTCTCCTATACGATGCTTTGGTGAAAGCAGAAATTATCAAAAATCGATTTAAATTTCCAAAAGGCTGA
- a CDS encoding magnesium transporter CorA family protein: MLCYKIKENKITDLKTFQTPGKDEQIWFHSLDESELKMSFEKANIHPLARKAMSTKDGEPRVDVYKDHAFICVKIIQDDFSFVSLNIIVADRFIISTVMKDIKDIDEIQKQFKTHPEQMVSTGHILYHIMDAISSDYLEMVDIIADEIQQIEGKVFKKPFANEIGHEIHNKKYKLHEMRQVIEAQENVIKDIGHTEFPYVNEESGFYMNDLIQSFSRVTGAFDSFKENLMSIFDLQMSLKSDHMNIIMKTLTLVSVIFIPMTFIAGLYGMNFEKMPELKWEFGYLYGLLLMFGIGGATATYFKKKGWW; this comes from the coding sequence ATGCTTTGTTACAAAATAAAAGAAAACAAAATTACGGATTTAAAAACGTTTCAAACACCAGGTAAGGATGAGCAAATTTGGTTCCATTCCCTTGACGAAAGTGAACTTAAAATGAGTTTCGAGAAAGCAAATATTCATCCCCTTGCAAGAAAAGCGATGAGCACTAAAGATGGTGAGCCGAGGGTTGATGTATACAAAGATCATGCTTTTATTTGTGTAAAAATCATTCAAGATGATTTTAGTTTTGTTTCATTAAATATAATAGTAGCTGATAGGTTCATCATTTCAACCGTAATGAAGGATATAAAAGATATAGACGAGATTCAGAAACAATTTAAAACACATCCTGAACAAATGGTGTCAACCGGACACATTCTGTATCATATCATGGATGCCATTTCATCTGATTACCTAGAAATGGTCGATATTATTGCTGATGAAATTCAACAAATTGAAGGGAAAGTATTTAAAAAGCCCTTTGCAAATGAAATAGGTCATGAAATACATAATAAAAAATATAAACTCCATGAAATGCGACAAGTTATTGAAGCTCAAGAAAATGTCATAAAGGATATTGGACATACTGAATTCCCTTATGTTAATGAGGAATCTGGCTTCTATATGAACGATTTGATTCAAAGCTTTTCTCGTGTTACTGGTGCATTTGATTCTTTTAAAGAAAATTTGATGAGTATTTTTGATTTACAAATGTCGTTGAAATCAGATCACATGAATATCATTATGAAAACATTAACACTCGTTAGTGTCATTTTTATTCCGATGACTTTTATTGCGGGATTATATGGGATGAACTTTGAAAAAATGCCGGAGTTAAAATGGGAATTCGGTTATTTATATGGGTTATTGCTAATGTTTGGAATTGGTGGGGCAACGGCAACTTATTTTAAGAAAAAGGGCTGGTGGTAA
- a CDS encoding TatD family hydrolase, protein MIDSHIHLDKYENVDQKIECWQANGVTGVVAVSTDLKSSYQILDLKKRYPTFIFAAIGFHPEQPLPSEKDYLEWKRLVSSERQLLSAIGEVGLPYYTKIISIKPYIEFLEEAMKLGRNEDLPLSLHAVHNQAECVYHMLIQNSVTKAHFHWLKANPSTLHSIIKSGYYVSVTPEVCYRERDQLLVKDVPLHQLLLETDGPWPFNGPFEKKETSPLFIRKMANFIASIKSVTEEDVISQTTNNTKCLYSI, encoded by the coding sequence ATGATTGATTCACATATTCATCTAGACAAATATGAAAATGTTGATCAAAAGATTGAATGTTGGCAAGCAAATGGGGTTACTGGTGTCGTTGCAGTTTCTACAGACTTGAAATCATCTTATCAAATATTGGATTTGAAGAAACGCTATCCAACCTTTATTTTTGCAGCTATTGGCTTTCATCCCGAACAACCGTTACCATCAGAAAAAGATTATCTTGAATGGAAAAGACTAGTTTCTAGTGAACGACAGTTATTATCTGCTATTGGTGAAGTTGGTTTGCCCTACTATACAAAGATAATATCTATCAAACCCTATATAGAATTTTTAGAAGAAGCTATGAAATTGGGAAGAAATGAAGACCTTCCCCTTTCTCTCCATGCTGTACATAATCAAGCAGAGTGTGTTTATCATATGTTAATACAAAATTCAGTTACGAAGGCACATTTTCATTGGCTAAAAGCTAATCCTAGTACCCTTCACTCTATAATTAAGTCTGGGTACTATGTTTCAGTCACCCCCGAAGTATGCTATCGAGAAAGAGATCAACTACTTGTAAAGGATGTTCCTCTACATCAATTATTACTTGAAACAGATGGTCCATGGCCATTTAACGGACCTTTTGAAAAAAAGGAAACTAGCCCTCTTTTTATAAGAAAAATGGCAAATTTTATTGCATCAATAAAATCGGTAACTGAAGAAGATGTTATTAGTCAAACCACAAATAATACGAAATGTTTATACTCGATTTAA
- a CDS encoding alanyl-tRNA editing protein has product MTERLYYSSPLLSSWDTEIKEIIEKNGKFLVTLNATAFYPEGGGQPADHGFIDSIQVLDVVEKGDEIYHILPQPPSNSIVSCKIDWKRRFDHMQQHTGQHLLSAVCIELYDAHTVSFHLGEDTVTIDLAVSELTEEQMKTIENKVNEYIYENYIIDKYVVNEEQLSSLPLRKIPEVTEEIRIVEIKGVDTSACCGTHVMSTGQLGVIKLLKTEKQKGNVRLHFKCGQRAFLDHQDSHVIIQQLTIKFSTNRTQLTETIFKLENENNQLQRELEQLREKNDEFIAQELLSINHNDFIIQTFEDKSFKELQSLSKKLLSMTDKILFLNSTSENKVILSHSGTQSIHCGQLFKEHLPSYNGKGGGNATSSQGAFSSHDDMTQFISYIAKQVLRG; this is encoded by the coding sequence TTGACTGAACGACTGTATTACTCTTCCCCCCTTCTATCAAGCTGGGATACAGAGATAAAAGAAATAATTGAAAAAAATGGAAAGTTTCTTGTAACATTAAACGCAACTGCATTTTACCCTGAGGGTGGAGGTCAACCAGCTGACCATGGCTTTATAGATAGTATACAAGTGCTAGATGTAGTTGAAAAAGGTGATGAAATCTATCATATCCTTCCTCAGCCCCCATCGAACTCTATAGTTTCATGTAAAATCGACTGGAAACGTAGATTCGATCATATGCAACAGCATACAGGTCAGCATTTATTATCAGCTGTTTGTATTGAACTATATGATGCTCATACAGTAAGTTTCCATCTTGGGGAAGATACTGTAACGATTGATCTTGCTGTTTCAGAACTAACGGAAGAACAGATGAAAACAATTGAAAATAAAGTTAATGAATACATTTATGAAAATTATATAATTGATAAATACGTAGTAAATGAGGAACAGCTATCATCACTTCCCTTACGTAAAATTCCTGAAGTAACAGAAGAAATTCGAATTGTTGAAATAAAAGGAGTCGATACTTCAGCTTGCTGTGGAACCCATGTCATGTCGACTGGACAATTAGGGGTTATAAAATTATTGAAAACGGAAAAGCAAAAGGGAAATGTAAGATTACACTTTAAATGTGGCCAACGTGCATTCTTGGACCATCAAGATTCCCATGTGATTATCCAACAACTAACAATCAAATTTAGTACAAATCGCACCCAGCTAACTGAAACGATCTTCAAATTAGAGAATGAAAATAATCAATTGCAGAGAGAACTAGAACAACTAAGAGAAAAAAATGATGAATTTATTGCACAAGAGTTACTAAGTATTAACCACAATGACTTTATCATTCAAACGTTTGAAGACAAAAGTTTTAAGGAATTACAGAGTTTAAGTAAGAAACTATTATCAATGACTGATAAGATATTGTTTTTAAATTCTACTAGTGAAAATAAGGTAATACTTTCACATAGTGGCACTCAGTCTATTCATTGCGGCCAATTATTTAAGGAACACCTCCCCTCCTATAATGGTAAAGGTGGAGGAAATGCTACCTCATCTCAAGGAGCCTTTAGTTCTCATGATGATATGACTCAGTTTATTTCTTATATAGCAAAACAAGTCCTAAGAGGTTAA
- the xerS gene encoding tyrosine recombinase XerS: MANQAQQHHNKKLQIILKELPWYVEEYINHKRRKLSAASLLNYCHDYKIFFNWVLSEQLHNGVIKDVPLELLEKLTIQQVEGFLNALQYELNNKEVTVNRKLSALKSLFNYLQNIAETRDLQPYLKRNVMAKVEFNELKQSMETIANKMEGKILLGDEYEKFRRFIAHDYGELNKDNKKLLNFHLMNHERDTAIVSLILGSGLRLSEVVNLDLDDIDFNKFSARVIRKGNKEQYVFFSRIAMDDLKEYLKIRETRYQVDKNNKALFVAASMGPKGKSRRLTARSIEKLIEKYAIAFGKPALSVHKLRHSFATRYHSEINDVPKLRRQLGHSSIQTTMIYTHIKNDDLKSAVDRMDIPKDEFDEQ; encoded by the coding sequence ATGGCCAATCAGGCACAACAACATCATAATAAAAAACTACAAATCATCCTAAAGGAACTCCCTTGGTATGTTGAGGAATATATCAACCATAAACGAAGAAAACTTTCGGCCGCTTCTTTACTAAATTATTGTCACGATTATAAGATCTTCTTCAATTGGGTCTTATCAGAGCAACTACATAATGGAGTTATAAAAGACGTCCCTTTAGAACTATTAGAAAAACTAACAATCCAACAGGTTGAAGGTTTCTTAAATGCTCTTCAATATGAACTAAATAATAAAGAAGTTACTGTAAACCGTAAATTATCTGCTTTAAAGTCTCTCTTCAACTATCTTCAAAACATTGCAGAAACACGTGATTTACAGCCTTATTTAAAACGAAATGTAATGGCTAAAGTTGAATTTAATGAACTTAAACAAAGTATGGAAACCATTGCGAACAAGATGGAAGGAAAAATCTTGCTTGGAGATGAATATGAGAAGTTCAGAAGATTTATTGCACATGATTACGGGGAACTTAACAAAGATAATAAGAAATTATTAAACTTTCACCTAATGAACCATGAACGTGACACAGCGATTGTTTCATTAATATTGGGCTCTGGCTTACGTTTATCAGAGGTTGTAAATTTAGATTTAGATGATATTGATTTCAACAAATTCTCTGCACGTGTTATTCGAAAAGGAAACAAAGAGCAGTATGTATTCTTCAGTCGGATTGCTATGGATGACCTAAAAGAGTACCTTAAAATTAGGGAAACTAGGTATCAGGTAGACAAGAATAACAAAGCGTTATTCGTAGCAGCTTCAATGGGACCTAAAGGGAAATCAAGACGTCTTACTGCTCGCTCGATTGAGAAGCTAATTGAAAAATATGCAATTGCTTTTGGCAAACCAGCTCTATCTGTACATAAACTACGACATTCATTTGCAACAAGATATCATTCTGAAATTAACGACGTACCAAAACTCAGACGGCAATTAGGTCATTCATCTATTCAAACAACGATGATTTACACACATATTAAAAATGATGACCTAAAAAGTGCCGTAGATCGAATGGATATTCCCAAAGATGAGTTTGATGAACAGTAA
- the guaC gene encoding GMP reductase has translation MENVFDYEDIQLIPAKCVVNSRSECDTTVTLGGRQFKLPVVPANMQTIIDEKIALYLAENNYFYIMHRFEPQKRVEFIKEMHSKGLFASISVGVKEEEYQFIEELVKEQLTPEYITIDIAHGHSNAVINMIQHIKTHLPNSFVIAGNVGTPEAVRELENAGADATKVGIGPGKVCITKIKTGFGTGGWQLAALRWCSRAATKPIIADGGIRTHGDVAKSIRFGATMVMIGSLFAGHEESPGETVERDGKMYKEYFGSASEYQKGEKKNVEGKKMFVEYKGPLQDTLTEMEQDLQSSISYAGGKTLESIRHVDYVIVKNSIFNGDKVF, from the coding sequence ATGGAAAATGTATTTGATTACGAAGATATCCAATTAATTCCTGCAAAATGTGTCGTTAACAGTCGTTCGGAGTGTGATACAACTGTCACATTAGGAGGACGTCAATTCAAACTTCCCGTTGTTCCTGCAAATATGCAAACAATCATTGATGAGAAAATTGCCCTTTATCTTGCTGAAAATAATTATTTCTATATTATGCACCGTTTTGAACCTCAAAAACGAGTAGAGTTTATAAAAGAGATGCACTCAAAAGGTCTCTTCGCTTCTATTAGCGTTGGTGTAAAAGAAGAAGAATATCAGTTCATTGAAGAACTTGTAAAAGAACAACTTACACCAGAATATATCACGATTGATATTGCTCATGGTCACTCAAATGCTGTAATTAATATGATTCAACATATAAAAACACACCTCCCCAACAGCTTTGTTATTGCTGGTAATGTTGGAACACCTGAGGCTGTTAGAGAACTTGAGAATGCTGGTGCTGACGCGACAAAAGTTGGTATTGGTCCAGGTAAAGTGTGTATTACAAAGATTAAGACCGGTTTTGGTACTGGAGGCTGGCAGTTAGCAGCACTTCGCTGGTGTTCAAGAGCTGCAACTAAGCCGATTATCGCTGACGGTGGAATACGTACACACGGTGACGTAGCAAAATCGATTCGTTTTGGTGCGACAATGGTTATGATCGGTTCCCTCTTTGCTGGACATGAAGAATCTCCAGGAGAAACTGTTGAGAGAGATGGAAAAATGTATAAAGAATATTTCGGTTCAGCGTCTGAATATCAAAAAGGTGAAAAAAAGAACGTAGAAGGTAAAAAAATGTTTGTTGAGTACAAAGGTCCATTACAGGATACGTTAACTGAAATGGAACAAGACCTACAATCTTCTATTTCATATGCTGGTGGAAAGACTCTAGAATCCATCCGCCACGTAGATTATGTTATTGTTAAAAACTCAATTTTTAATGGTGATAAAGTATTTTAA
- a CDS encoding YjcZ family sporulation protein, producing MGYGYGCYGYGGYGGYGYGGGYGYGGGFALIVVLFILLIIVGAAWSY from the coding sequence ATGGGCTACGGATATGGTTGCTATGGTTATGGCGGCTACGGTGGCTACGGTTATGGTGGCGGCTATGGTTACGGCGGTGGATTCGCTTTAATCGTAGTATTGTTCATTTTATTAATAATCGTTGGTGCTGCTTGGTCTTACTAA